The DNA region GATCGGCACCGATCGCCCTTCCCTGGTGATCAATGCAGCGCGTCCGGATAGCGCCACCGGCCGCCGCTCGCGCAGCACCCGGGTTAACGGATCCTCCATCGGCTCCCCGGTCCGCCCGTCGACTATGCGGAAAACCTCCGGAACGGCCCGGCCCGCCGCCTCCCCGCTCGTCCAGCCGGTCAGCGACTCCGCCGCGGGATTGAGGAACGTGACGCCTCCTTCCGCGTCCGTCGCGATCACGGCATCTCCGATGCTGGTCAGGGTCACCCGGAAGCGCTCGCGCTGCCGGTGCAGGTCCCTGAACAGCAGGTCGTAAGGCCTGGCGAGCCCCGTCTCGATGACGGCCTTGTAGATCAGGTAGAACGACAGGATCTTGAGGATGTGCCCGAGCAGGTTGGCGAAGCCGTAGACGCTGGCGTACGCGGTGAAGGCGAGCTCGGACAGGATCGTCACCGCGATGGACGACAAGGTCCATGCCAGCAATCCCTTCTCGAAATGCTCCCGGCGATGCCACATGAAGGCGCCCGCGGCTGCGAGGATCCCGACGATCACGTATTCGCTGACGATCTTGAACCGCGTGAGCCCTGCGCCCGGTATGAAGCAGTCCGGGAAAACGCGCCAGACGAAGATGGACAGGATCGCAAGCGCCGAAGCCGCCGCGTAGAACAGGAAATAATAAGCGGGCCGGATCCCCCGGCGCAGCATCAACGGCGCGGCCAGCAGCGTGAGGCTTTCCATGTAGCGGGCGGCGATCCAGAGCTGGGTCGGGGGGTTGGGCCCGATGCCGGGGAAAACGTTCATGCCGGTATAGGCAAGCGTGTGGACGAAATCCAGGAACCCGACGAAAAGGTAGGCGATCCCGAGGAACAGCAGGAAATGGCCGGAGGCGAACCGCCGCGTGTTCCAGGCCACCATGAAGATCCCGCTGGCGATGACCACCGAAAACGCTTCGGCAACGCTATGGAAAAGCAAGTAATTATAGAGGCTTGTGGCGTAAATGCCCGCCATCAGGAGGATGGCGGTTGCGACGGAAATTGTCCTCTGCATACGTCTGCCGGCTGCCCGAATGTCCACGTCCTGGATATCGGGGTGATATTTAGACCCGGTCGATAGTATCACGGAGAGAAACGGAGGACCATGGAGTTGAAACCGGCAGCCGCTCCCGTTTACCCCTTCACCCTCCCGCACACGATCCCCGTCGTCACCGCCGCCTTCACGTCCAGCCGCTTCACGTCGACGAGCCCGTTTTTCTCGAGGAAGGCCGTCAGCTCCCGTTCGGAATAGGCCCTGCCGCCGGGTGTCCCGAGAAGCATGTTGATGGAGAACAGGGCGGGAAACAGCGGGCCGGTCTTTTCATTGTTCAGGATGAACTCGTGGATGAACACCAGACCTCCCGGTTTCAGGACCGACGCCGCGTGGGCCACGATCTTTTCCGCGCCTTCCGGACCTTCGCCGTGGAGGTTGTGGGAAATCCATACCACGTCGTAGTCCTTTTCGAGGTTCACCGTATCGTCGGTATAGCTGCCTGCCCTGAAGTCGATCCTGTCCGCCAGGCCGAATCGCGCGACGGTCTTTTCCGCGAAGGGACGCGTCTCGGGGAGATCGAACACCGTCGCCGTCATCCCCGGGTTCTCCATGCAGAAATGGATGGCGTAGGTCCCCGGCCCTCCCCCGAAATCGAGGAATCTCCTTCGGCCCGAAA from Thermodesulfobacteriota bacterium includes:
- a CDS encoding methyltransferase dimerization domain-containing protein, translating into MNGSRWTKQSLLEMSGSYWETCALHTAVKLEIFTAIGREKMDASALAMKIGGSGYGVETLLNALCGMDLLTKEKGFYANTEFSRKYLVKDSPDYTGFIILHHHHLMDSWNRMSESVMSGEPNRRRPATVSETERESFLMGMFNIAMELAPHYAKEIDLSGRRRFLDFGGGPGTYAIHFCMENPGMTATVFDLPETRPFAEKTVARFGLADRIDFRAGSYTDDTVNLEKDYDVVWISHNLHGEGPEGAEKIVAHAASVLKPGGLVFIHEFILNNEKTGPLFPALFSINMLLGTPGGRAYSERELTAFLEKNGLVDVKRLDVKAAVTTGIVCGRVKG
- a CDS encoding MASE3 domain-containing protein, which codes for MQRTISVATAILLMAGIYATSLYNYLLFHSVAEAFSVVIASGIFMVAWNTRRFASGHFLLFLGIAYLFVGFLDFVHTLAYTGMNVFPGIGPNPPTQLWIAARYMESLTLLAAPLMLRRGIRPAYYFLFYAAASALAILSIFVWRVFPDCFIPGAGLTRFKIVSEYVIVGILAAAGAFMWHRREHFEKGLLAWTLSSIAVTILSELAFTAYASVYGFANLLGHILKILSFYLIYKAVIETGLARPYDLLFRDLHRQRERFRVTLTSIGDAVIATDAEGGVTFLNPAAESLTGWTSGEAAGRAVPEVFRIVDGRTGEPMEDPLTRVLRERRPVALSGRAALITREGRSVPIDKRAAPILDGEGNVAGAVLVFHDVTEKRRAEEALKVSLAEKEVLLKEIHHRVKNNLQMVSSLLNLQAQQAKDPSVGDIFQEVIQRIQSMAMVHETLYQAPDLAHVEFAGYARTLLELLWRTQGPKGGGIRIDTDLKPVHLQVKEAVPCGLILNELFSNAMKHAFRGRSAGAVSVSLREDADGTVSLCVRDDGAGLPPGTDWENSNSLGLRLVKLLTRQLRAEVEFRSGEGEGTLCTIRFKKRKGAVHGAA